The nucleotide window TACAAAATATAAGATTTTATTATCACCACAAGTACGGGAGAGCCAAACCCAAACTATTAACGTTGACTAATCAAATCAACCACCGTTTTAAGCAATTTTTCAGGTTCAACGGGTTTAGTTAGATGTCGTTGAAACCCTGCCGAAAACGCTTGAATTCGATCGCCTTCTCCTGCATAGGCGGTTAGTGCGATCGCGGGGGTTTGTTCTTTGCCGGTTAACTTTTCCCAAGTCCGTAGTTCTTGGATCAGGGTATAACCATCGGTTTCTGGCATCCCAATATCACAGATGACAATATTAAAGTTAGATTGCTTTAAAGATTTTAAGGCTTCACTAGCAGAGGCGACGGTGGTTACTGTAGCACCAGAGTCTTCAAGCACAAACCTTAAAAAGTCTTGGGTGTCGACTTCATCATCTACAACTAAAATATGAGTCTGGGTTAGGGGTAAAACCGCCTTTTTGTGAGTCTTGGAAGGACTAACAGAGCTTTGCTTTTGGGATTGTACCGTTTCGGGGATTAAGGGTAATTTAACGATAAAGGTTGCTCCTTGACCTTCTCCTAAACTTTCGGCTTTAATTGTCCCCCCATGTAACTCAACCAAATGACGGGCGATCGCTAATCCTAACCCCAGTCCTCCGAAAATTCGTGTCGTGGTGCTATCTGCTTGACGAAAGTAATCGAATATATGAGGTAAAAAATCTGAGGTAATGCCTTTGCCAGTATCCGTGACCCTAATTTTAGCCCAGTTACCCAGAGAATTTAACTCAATCTCTACCTTTCCCCCCGTAGGAGTAAATTTAACGGCATTTGAGAGAAGATTCCAGACGATTTGCTGTAAACGAGCCGGATCGCCTAAAACTTCCCCTATATTGGGGTCAAGTTTGGTCTGAATCTGAATATTTTTGGCTTGTGCGGCTAATCGGATTGTTTCTATGGCTGAGTCAATAATAAACCCTAAATTAACGGAAACGATTTTGAGAGTCAGTTTACCCCGAAGAATTCGGGAGACATCCAGAAGATCTTCGATTAATTCAGCCTGTAGTTGGGCATTGCGTTCAATAATAGAGAGCGCTTTTTGATGGGTTGCCGGCTCTAATGTATGGGTATTTAATAACTTTGCCCATCCTAAAATCGGATTGAGGGGGGAACGTAATTCATGAGATAATACCGCTAAAAATTCATCTTTGATCCGATTCGCAGATTCGGCGACTTCTCTGGCGGCTTGTTCTTGAATTAATAAGTTTTCCCGCTCTTGTTCTATTTGTTTGCGTTCGGTAATATCTCGACAAATGGCTTGCACCGTTGGCAACCCATTTAAAGTAAATAAAGTTGCACTCACCTCAACGGGTATGTTTTCACCGTCTTTTGTCCTATGAACCGATTCTAAAACTAAATGTTTAGCCGAGAGTAATTTTTTAAAATTGATTTCGGCATTAATAAACAATGTATTGACAATATCTCTAACCGACATTTGCAGTAATTCTTCTCTACTGTAGCCGAGTTTTTTACAGGCTTGTTCGTTAACTTCGATAAAATTGCCGGGATGTCCCTCTTCTGTGACAGGATAAACTAAAATCCAGTCTTCCATCCCGTTAAACAAGGTGCTAAAGCGTTGCTCTCGTTGCAGTAGAGCCTCTTCCGCCTCTTTGATTTCTGATATATCTGAGCTAGTCCCGATATAACCGAGAAATTCTCCTGTAGAACTAAAACGGGGATTAGCTCTCGATTCTAGCCATCGATACTGACCATCTGCCCGTTTAAATCTCCCTTGTGCCCGAAATGGCTGACGCTCTTTAAAGGTTTTTAAGTAAACTTGAATATAAGAGGCATCATCTGGGTGGAGATAATCAGACCAAGCTAATCCTTGTACTTCTGAGAGGGTTTTCCCAAAAAAGTCTAAATAAGCTTTGTTGACAAACTCACACCCACCCTCAAAACCATTCATCCAAATTAACACAGGGGCACTATCAGCCAAAATCCTAAAGCGTTCTTCACTTTCTCGTAATTTCTCTTCTGTCTGTTTCAGGCGGCTGATATCAAGATTTATTCCTGCCCAACAGATAATGTCTCCGTTTGCATCCCGCACAGGAACACCACGCGCTAAAATAGGATGCCATTGTCCATCCACTCCCCGATAACGATGCTCTCTATCCCAAAAACTACCAATGCGAGAACATTCTTTCCAGGCGCTAATGGTTTCTTGTGCATCGTCGGGATGTAAGACATTTCCCCAACCAAAATTAGAACATTCTTCTTGAGTCAATCCTACTAAATTTAAGAAGGATTCACTGGCGTAAATGTTGCGTCCATCGGGTTGACAAACCCAAATCCCATAATCGATAGTCTCTCCAATGGCTCTGTATAAATGTTCATTGTGACGTAATTGTAATTCTACTCGCTTACAGTTGCTAATATTGCGAATTATGCCTAAAAAATGCTCTGGTTGTGATAGGTTAACGAGTCGAATTTCATAAAATTCCTCTTGCTCATTAACGACTAAAGAATATTCTAAATTTACTAATGATTGTCCCACTTGAAGCCGTGCAAAGGCTTCTGTGATTTGTTCTCCTACGGAAACTGAAATAACTTCCTGGATTGATTTTTTTAAGATATCTGTTGGAAGTCCATAGACTTGAGATAGATGGCTTCCCCAATAATTTTCTATTATACCTTGATTATTTATTATTAATAATAAATCCGGAAAAAAGTTAACAATAGTATTGGTTTCGCTGCAAAAGTTTTCTTTTGTCCGTTGAAGTTTTTCGGCAATGGCTTCTCGGACAAATTCTTGCCAATTATCTTGAGTTTGAATCTGTTCAAGCATTGAATCAGTCACTCTTAGGGATAATTTAGCGGTTAGCGACTCATCCCGATCGGTAGTAAAGTGGTAGAGGGATAGATTTGGATTTCCTTTGGGTCGCACCATTGAGGCCACCTATCTATAGATAGATCTAGGCTAGCACGTCCCCTAGTCAATTGACAGATTTTCTCATGGATCATTAGGCTTGTTGCTTTTATTCGGACAAAGGTTAAAGGGGAAGGGGGGAAAGGCTTGATTCTTTATTAGTTTTCTTCAAAAATTATGATTTAGGCAATAAATCTATTGAGAATGAATTATTGATAATTAATTATAGCATTTCCTAATAGAAGTGAGGTACTTTCATTGTAGATTTTAGGCAACAGGCTGCATAGCGCAACAGTAAAATGTACTTCATAGCTTTGGGAATTGCTATATTAATTTCATTATCCATCATTCATTATTTATTATCCATCATTCATTATTTATTATCCATCATTCATTATTTATTATCCATCATTCATTATTTATTATCCATTATCCATCATTCATTATCCATTATCCATTATCCATTATCCATTATCCATTATCCATTATCCATTATCCATTATCCATTATCCATTATCCATTATCCATTATCCATTATTAACTTAGTCTTCTAGGAGAATTAACTTCCAAGGATCTAGAGTAATATACCAAGGAAACGGCTGATCTTTTAATTTATCCCACTTTTCTCGAAAAACTTCTACTAATAAATCATAACTTTTATTATTATCAGGAGAAGAATGGAGTTTTATATACAATGTAACTCGGTGTTGAGTCTCACTAATTGTCACTAACCAACAGGGAAAAGTATTCGGTTGATTAGGGTCATTGGTAAAGGTAAATTGATGGGCACGATAGCCAATATAACTAAGGGTATTAGGGATAGGTTCAACAACTTGTAAATGGCAATTCCAGTCTAAAGCTCGGATAGTTTTTAAGTCAATAATCTGGGCACTAGAAAAGTTTTTACATTCGGTTAATTGAGCGGTTTTAAAGGTGCGGGGTTTTTCAAATATATCCTCTTTCCGTCCGGCTTCTATAATTTCTCCTCCATCTAATACTAAAATATCCCGACAAACTCGATAGGCTTCCTCTAATTTATGAGTAACAAATAAACTCACGCCATTATACCCCGATAATACTTTAATTAATAACTGTTCAATGCGTCCTCGGAGATAGGTATCTAAAGCGGAAAGGGCTTCATCAAATATTAAAATATCGGGATCGGTAGCTAAGGCTCTCGCTAAAGCAACTCTTTGCTGTTGTCCTCCCGATAATTGATGAGGGAAACGTTTTTCTAACCCTTCTAATTCTAATAAGTGAATATATTTTTGAATACGTTGCTGTTGTTCAGTTGTCGGTAATTCTTTAATTCCAAAGGCGATATTTTCAAAGACATTAAGATGAGGGAATAGGGCATAATTTTGGAAAACAAATCCGATTTGCCGCTCACTAGAAGGAATATTAATTTTCCGCTTTGAATCGAATAAAACTCGCCCATTTAAACTAATATGGCCCTGGTCAGGGGTTTCCAGTCCTGCTATACATCTGAGAGTCATACTTTTTCCTGAACCGGAAGCCCCTAATAACCCTAATGTTTCATGATTAGCTCGAAATTTAACCGCTAAAGTAAAGCCATGAAGCTGTTTTTCAATATCAACAATTAACTCGGGAGATGAGGAAAAAGAATTGCCATGAGCTTGAGGAATAATCAGGTCTTCTTCAGATAAATTTCTCGAGTCAATATTGCTAATTCTTTTTTGAGATTTTCGCTTAGATTTCCCTTGTTGTTGTACTCGCTTAGATTCTGCCCAAAAGTTAACGATAACAATGACGGACATAGAAATTCCCATCAAAATCAATACCCAAATTAGGGCAGTCGTCATATCTCCAGATTCAGCCGCAAAAAAGATGGCTACTGGCATGGTTTGAGTTTGTCCGGGGATATTACCAGCTAACATTAAAGTCGCCCCAAATTCTCCTAGGGCACGGGCAAAAGATAGAATAGTTGCTGCTACTAATCCTCGATAAGATAGGGGCAACATCACTTGCCAAAAAATCCGCCATTCAGAAGCCCCTAAAGTCCGCGCCGCCAAAAAAACTGAAGCGTCTATTTGTTCAAATGCTCCTAAACTGGTGCGATACATGAGGGGAAAAGCGACAACTGTGGCAGTAATAACTGTCGCTTCCCAACTAAAAATAATATTAAAATTTAAGCTTTCTTGTAAAATTTGTCCGATGGGGCTATTTCGTCCTAAAAGTAACAGTAATAAAAATCCGACTACGGTTGGTGGCAAGACTAAAGGTGCAATGAAAATTGCATCTATGAACCCTTTTCCTTGACCTCGATAAGTTAACATCCAACGGGCTGCCGCAATTCCCACAAAAAAGGTAAATATTGTCGCCAGTCCGGCTGCTCTTAAAGATATCCACAAGGGAGATAAATCTAACATTTATTACTAAACTCCAAAAAATAAGTTTTGATTCAATAAGTAGTCGGACATAAATAAAGATTTCTATATTAAGAAATGTAAAACTTTCTCAACTCTTACCCATTGCCCTTTCCCCTTTCCCCTTTCCCCCTTCCCCAATCTCACCGTTGACTTTATTTTTGTCCACCTACTTATCACTCCTCCTCTATCTCAATTAATGAGATTATTCATTAGACTGAAAACCCATATTTTTTAAAGGTATTTTTGGCTTCGTTGGTCGCAAGATATTGAGCAAAAGCTTTTGCTGCTGCCTGATTTTTACTATCTTTGATAACAGCAATGGGATAGGCGATGGGTTGATGAGAATTGTTGGGAGCAGTAGCAGCGACTCTAACTTGATTTGAAGTTCGAGCATCTGTGCTATATACTAACCCAGCGTCAACATTGCCCGTCTCCACATAAGTTAGAACTTGTCTAACATCTTTTCCAAAAATCACTTTAGGTTTAATAGAATCGAAAATTTTATAATATTGCAAAACTTGTTGCCCGTATTGTCCGGCTGGTACAGTATTAGGTTCTCCTAAAGCAATGCGTTTAACTTGAGGGTTAGTTAAATTTTGGAAAGTTTTCACCGTTTGTTGATTTTTTGGGGTAATTAAAACGATGCTATTACTAACTAAATTTCGACGAGTTCCGGGTAAAAGTAATTGTTTTTGTTCTAAGGCATCCATTTGTTTATTCGCCGCCGAAATGAACACATCAACCGGCGCACCTTGTTCGATTTGTTGCTGTAAAGACCCGGAAGACCCAAAATTATAAGTAATCCTCATATTGGGCTGTTTCTTTTGATAAGCGGTCTTAATTTCCTCTAGGGCATCTTTCATACTGATAGCTGCGGAAACCGTCAGGTTATTAGACTGGGCTGAAGCGCTTTGAGCAAAAAAATCTGTTCCTAAACCCCAGACTAGGGACAAAGAGAGGATAAATACCCCTAAAAAAGCTAAAAATTGACGTTTTTTCATAACTCCTCACCCTGATTCAGTTGGCTCTTATTTCAAAATAAGGTTGATAATTGGTATTAAAGATCATCAATATCATACACCCGATTACCAACTTAGTTGGTATAGTATTATGCCAAGAAAACAGCAAGGATGGATTACATTTCAGTCTTCAACGGCAGAACGGCAAGTTTTAGACGAGTATTGCCAAAAAGTTCAACGGTCAAAAACGGAGGTTCTCAGAGAATTCTTGAGGAGTCTGGAACAAATGTTACAGTTCTATAACAAAGAGGATGCACTATTGTCTCTCGATGTTAGAGAATTAGTAAGGCAAAAATTGGAGAACCAAATCATGAAAGTTAGTGCGCGGAACGCCTTAAAAGGAACTGTCAAAAAGGTTGTCAAAGGTGCAGTTAATGCTGAAGTCATCATTGAAATTGCCCCCGGCGTTGAAGTCACTTCGATTATTACCATGGACTCTGTTGAGAATTTGGGATTATCAGAAGGACAAGAAGCTTATGCAGTGATCAAATCTAGTGATGTGATGGTTGCAGTACAATAGCACTATATCAATCAATTTTTTTAGGGGCGTAGTCTCTTTTTTTAAAAAAGGCTATGCCTCTAGTTGTAGTGCGTCAGAAAAGGCAAGAGTATTTTTACAATTCATTACGTTTTTTGAGAAAATGATCAATCATTGGAATTAATATCAACTCCTCGATATTTTAAATGAGGTTTATGATTGATCATAAAAGTTTGAGATAATTGGTGAGACGGTAAAGGATTTCCGCGATATTTTCCCTCTATTTTTCCAAGAGTAATAGTAACAGTTTTCGGAGCGAGATTGTAGTTAATTCCACGATATTTATTAACTTCTTTTTTTTGAGGAGTTATTTTAATATCATTAGGCTCAATAGATTGTGTATAATTTTCCTGTTCTTGAAGTTTTTCCCTCCCCGTTCTAGCAATAATAATAGCAAGGCTGATAATAATTAATTGGATTTCCCAAGGAGCTATTAATAGAGTGATCAGCAAACTAACGGCGCAAATTGTCCCCGTCAAATAAGCTATATCTTGAGAGGTTTTTTGAAAAAAGTAGGCAGAAACAACAGCAGTAGTAAAGGGAATCAGAAATAGTAAGTTCATCATTGGATGAGGATTAAGTTGGATTTAAGCATTGACCAAACTAAACTTGACTCTGATAATCAGCAAGACTTGAGCAAATTTTATCAGTTAACAGTTAACCCTTAAAAGTTATACAATAAAAGCCCTAACTCAAATCATACAACTAATAAAGGTTAACTATTATTTAATTTTCCTTAATGAGAATTTACATCTAATCCGATGGGACATTCTACGTTTGTCCCTCCTAATCCACAGTATCCACCTGGATTTTTAGCTAAATATTGTTGATGATAAGATTCAGCATAATAAAACTCAGGGGCATCAACAATTTCAGTGGTAATCTCCCCATACTTTGCCTGATTTAAGGCTTTTTGATACATCTCTTTTGAGGACTCGGCTAGTTTTTTCTGTTCCTGTGAAAACACATAAATTCCTGAACGATATTGAGTCCCCACATCATTCCCTTGGCGCATTCCTTGGGTAGGATTATGACTTTCCCAAAAGACTTTTAAGAGTGCTTCATAATTGATAACTTTGGGATCATACACCACTAAAACCACCTCATTATGGCCAGTTAACCCGCTACAGACTTCATCATAGGTAGGATTAGGCGTATAACCCGCCGCATAACCAACGGCAGTGGTATGAACCCCTTCTAATTGCCAAAATTTACGTTCTGCACCCCAGAAACATCCTAACCCAAACATGGCCATTTCCATTCCTTCCGGAAATGGGGGTTTAAGGGGATGTCCATTAACATAGTGACTAGAGGGAACGGGCATTTCTTGGCTACGCCCCGGTAAAGCTTCCTCTTT belongs to Gloeothece citriformis PCC 7424 and includes:
- a CDS encoding PAS domain-containing hybrid sensor histidine kinase/response regulator, which translates into the protein MVRPKGNPNLSLYHFTTDRDESLTAKLSLRVTDSMLEQIQTQDNWQEFVREAIAEKLQRTKENFCSETNTIVNFFPDLLLIINNQGIIENYWGSHLSQVYGLPTDILKKSIQEVISVSVGEQITEAFARLQVGQSLVNLEYSLVVNEQEEFYEIRLVNLSQPEHFLGIIRNISNCKRVELQLRHNEHLYRAIGETIDYGIWVCQPDGRNIYASESFLNLVGLTQEECSNFGWGNVLHPDDAQETISAWKECSRIGSFWDREHRYRGVDGQWHPILARGVPVRDANGDIICWAGINLDISRLKQTEEKLRESEERFRILADSAPVLIWMNGFEGGCEFVNKAYLDFFGKTLSEVQGLAWSDYLHPDDASYIQVYLKTFKERQPFRAQGRFKRADGQYRWLESRANPRFSSTGEFLGYIGTSSDISEIKEAEEALLQREQRFSTLFNGMEDWILVYPVTEEGHPGNFIEVNEQACKKLGYSREELLQMSVRDIVNTLFINAEINFKKLLSAKHLVLESVHRTKDGENIPVEVSATLFTLNGLPTVQAICRDITERKQIEQERENLLIQEQAAREVAESANRIKDEFLAVLSHELRSPLNPILGWAKLLNTHTLEPATHQKALSIIERNAQLQAELIEDLLDVSRILRGKLTLKIVSVNLGFIIDSAIETIRLAAQAKNIQIQTKLDPNIGEVLGDPARLQQIVWNLLSNAVKFTPTGGKVEIELNSLGNWAKIRVTDTGKGITSDFLPHIFDYFRQADSTTTRIFGGLGLGLAIARHLVELHGGTIKAESLGEGQGATFIVKLPLIPETVQSQKQSSVSPSKTHKKAVLPLTQTHILVVDDEVDTQDFLRFVLEDSGATVTTVASASEALKSLKQSNFNIVICDIGMPETDGYTLIQELRTWEKLTGKEQTPAIALTAYAGEGDRIQAFSAGFQRHLTKPVEPEKLLKTVVDLISQR
- the modB gene encoding molybdate ABC transporter permease subunit; the protein is MLDLSPLWISLRAAGLATIFTFFVGIAAARWMLTYRGQGKGFIDAIFIAPLVLPPTVVGFLLLLLLGRNSPIGQILQESLNFNIIFSWEATVITATVVAFPLMYRTSLGAFEQIDASVFLAARTLGASEWRIFWQVMLPLSYRGLVAATILSFARALGEFGATLMLAGNIPGQTQTMPVAIFFAAESGDMTTALIWVLILMGISMSVIVIVNFWAESKRVQQQGKSKRKSQKRISNIDSRNLSEEDLIIPQAHGNSFSSSPELIVDIEKQLHGFTLAVKFRANHETLGLLGASGSGKSMTLRCIAGLETPDQGHISLNGRVLFDSKRKINIPSSERQIGFVFQNYALFPHLNVFENIAFGIKELPTTEQQQRIQKYIHLLELEGLEKRFPHQLSGGQQQRVALARALATDPDILIFDEALSALDTYLRGRIEQLLIKVLSGYNGVSLFVTHKLEEAYRVCRDILVLDGGEIIEAGRKEDIFEKPRTFKTAQLTECKNFSSAQIIDLKTIRALDWNCHLQVVEPIPNTLSYIGYRAHQFTFTNDPNQPNTFPCWLVTISETQHRVTLYIKLHSSPDNNKSYDLLVEVFREKWDKLKDQPFPWYITLDPWKLILLED
- the modA gene encoding molybdate ABC transporter substrate-binding protein, producing the protein MKKRQFLAFLGVFILSLSLVWGLGTDFFAQSASAQSNNLTVSAAISMKDALEEIKTAYQKKQPNMRITYNFGSSGSLQQQIEQGAPVDVFISAANKQMDALEQKQLLLPGTRRNLVSNSIVLITPKNQQTVKTFQNLTNPQVKRIALGEPNTVPAGQYGQQVLQYYKIFDSIKPKVIFGKDVRQVLTYVETGNVDAGLVYSTDARTSNQVRVAATAPNNSHQPIAYPIAVIKDSKNQAAAKAFAQYLATNEAKNTFKKYGFSV
- a CDS encoding TOBE domain-containing protein, with protein sequence MPRKQQGWITFQSSTAERQVLDEYCQKVQRSKTEVLREFLRSLEQMLQFYNKEDALLSLDVRELVRQKLENQIMKVSARNALKGTVKKVVKGAVNAEVIIEIAPGVEVTSIITMDSVENLGLSEGQEAYAVIKSSDVMVAVQ
- a CDS encoding DUF4278 domain-containing protein, encoding MMNLLFLIPFTTAVVSAYFFQKTSQDIAYLTGTICAVSLLITLLIAPWEIQLIIISLAIIIARTGREKLQEQENYTQSIEPNDIKITPQKKEVNKYRGINYNLAPKTVTITLGKIEGKYRGNPLPSHQLSQTFMINHKPHLKYRGVDINSND
- the msrA gene encoding peptide-methionine (S)-S-oxide reductase MsrA — encoded protein: MVLFGFKKKITMPTKEEALPGRSQEMPVPSSHYVNGHPLKPPFPEGMEMAMFGLGCFWGAERKFWQLEGVHTTAVGYAAGYTPNPTYDEVCSGLTGHNEVVLVVYDPKVINYEALLKVFWESHNPTQGMRQGNDVGTQYRSGIYVFSQEQKKLAESSKEMYQKALNQAKYGEITTEIVDAPEFYYAESYHQQYLAKNPGGYCGLGGTNVECPIGLDVNSH